The DNA sequence GAATTCACTTGTTGAAAGTTTAGTAATTGAAGATAAATGTGTTTTGGGTATACAGTTATCTGATCGAATTGATAAAGGAGATTATATTATTGCCAATGCACAGGTACCTTATGTGATGCATGAATTACAGTCAATTATACGTCCAAAAGAATATCATTTATCATGTTCTGCTTTTATCTTATACTTAGGACTTAAACAAAGGCTTCCCATGTTAAATATTCATAATATTTATATTAATCAAGCATTTAAAGAAAATATTCAATCTGCTTTTGATGGAAAGTTACCAAAAGAATCCTCTTTTTATTTTTATGTTCCAAGTCGTATGGATGAAGGGATGGCTCCAACTAATGGTGAGGTGATTAATGTTATTATTCGAGTGCCTAACTTAAAGGCACAAAATGTTGAGTGGAATGAGCAGACTATCTTGTTATTAAAAGAACAAATTTATAAAGCTTTAGCTCAGGTAACAAAGATTGAACATTTTAAAGAGTTAGTAGAAGTAGAAAAATACTTAACCCCAGTAGATTTAGCCACACACTTTAATTGTTATGAAGGGATTGCATTTGGATTGAGTCATGATTTAACTCAAACGAATTACTTTAGACCCCACCATCAAAGTGATGATTTAAAGGGATTATATTTTGTAGGTGATTGTACACATCCCGGAACTGGAATTTCCCTCGTTTTAAAATCTGCAAGACAACTTTCTAAACAAATATGTAAGCATATCTGAAAATCATCGAACATATACTTTTTGAGGTAGTGCCTATGATTGATTGTGCATCGTCAGAAATTAAGGGGGGATAATATGTTAAAAACTGAAACACTTAACATTATCGAATTTAATAATGGTCAGCTAAAAAAGCCAGTTTTAATCAGATATACTATTGTCATTAATTCGAATGAATCACAACCTTATGATGAAGATGCCTTGAAATTAATTAGTTTCCTTAAAAGCTTACCGGAACAGTTCGAAACGATTGAGCTATATTATGAGGTTGCTGATGCTAAAATTACACATCTAGTTCGCCAAAGAATTACTGTGAAAGTTAATGGTGAATTATATTCGACTTATGTCTTGGATGATGATTTAGATTTATTTTTTAATCTATTAAGGCTTTTTAAAAATTATGAATATTATGTCGATGGGGATGAACAAAGTGTTAGCCCTATTAGGTTAGCCCAGGCTTTAAAGACCTATCAAATTTAATAATCTCATCAGGAAGAGACTCTAATTGTTCATGAAGGAGTCTCTTTTATACGTCATATTTTTAACATAGCTAGAGGTTTTAAGTTACTATTTAATCATAAATTTAATTATTTTATGAAATTATGGAACAATATACATAAGACAGTCGTCTAATTTAATGTAAACGAAGAAAAGTTTCTAAGTAAAAACGAACTAAATAATGGAGGAAGTTAAAATGAAAAAGATTAAATTATTAATGATGACTTTATTAATCACAGTTTTAGCTGTTGGATGTAGTAAAGGTTCAGAACAAGGTGGAGAAACAGGTGAAACATCACCAAAACAAATCATAACAAAAATTCAAGAAACATTATCAAAAGCTTATGATATGCCTTTAGAAGATGGGGTATTATCTGGATATTTTTTAACTGACATGACAAATGAAGAAGAAATGTTAATGTATGAAGGGATTTTTAATTCAGAAGATATCAAGTCAGGATATATTTTACAGCCTATGATGAATGTTAAGTCTGAATTAATCATTGTTGCAGAAGCTAAAGATGCTGAGTCAACTGAAAATATTAAGGCTTCATATGAAAAAGTTTTATCAGATCAAGATGAAATGTGGTCTCGTTATTTACCAGATCAATATGAGTTAGTAAAAGCAAATAAGATTCAAACTCAAGGAAATTATGTGTTATACGTAACAAGTGAACAAGTGGAAGAAATTGTTAAGGTTTTCGAAGAGCAAGTAAAATAATAAATAAAGAAAAGTAGATTGGGTTTTGCTCAATCTTCTTTTTATATAATAGGAGAGGAGATGAGAATCATTGGTTTTTAGTAGTTTAGTTTTCTTATTTGTTTTTTTACCTTTAACATTAGTCTTATACTTTATTGTTCCACGTAACTGTCGTAATTTTATTTTATTAATAGTGAGCCTCATCTTTTATGCTTGGGGAGAACCTATCTATATTTTATTAATGTTATTTTCTACGGTGGTGGACTTTATTCATGGATTATTGGTTGAATATTATGCTGATCAACCAAAGAAAGCAAAGCGGGTTGTTTTATCATCAGTATTTATTAACTTAGGATTGCTTATGTTTTTTAAATACTCAGGCTTTATTATTTCTAATATTAATCAATTATTAGGGGCACAGTTTAATATTCCTTCTATTGCTCTACCAATTGGAATTTCCTTTTATACATTTCAGACAATGTCGTATACTATCGATATTTTTAGAAAGGATGCACCAGCGCAGCGAAATATTATTAGCTTAGGCGCCTATGTGACGATGTTTCCACAGTTAATTGCAGGACCGATTGTTCGATATCAGACTGTTGCCGATCAATTAAACAATCGAGTAGAGACTCAAGCCCGATTTGCTGATGGGGTTCAACGATTTATCATTGGACTTGGAAAGAAGGTTTTGTTAGCAAATAATATTGGTTTGTTGTGGGATCAAATTTCATCAACAGAGACGTCAAATCTTTCAGTTTTAACGTCGTGGCTTGGTGTGATTGCCTTTGGACTTCAAATTTATTTCGACTTTAGTGGCTATTCAGATATGGCTATTGGACTTGGAAAGATGTTTGGATTTGAACTATTAGAAAATTTTAATTATCCGTATATTTCACAAAGTATTACTGAGTTTTGGCGTCGTTGGCATATTTCCCTTGGTACATGGTTTAGAGATTATGTTTATATCCCATTAGGTGGCAATCGAAAAGGGAAGTGGCGCACTTATTTTAATGTCTTTATTGTTTGGTTTTTAACTGGATTATGGCATGGCGCAAGTTGGAATTTTGTTTTATGGGGACTTTACTTTGGTGTGATTATTACGCTTGAAAAAGCCTTTTTAATGAAGTGGTTAAATCAGTTTCCAACAATCATCCGACATATTTATACGTTATTTTTATTACTGATCGGTTGGGGGTTATTTGCATTTGATAACTTTACACACTTAAAGGCCTATTTCAAGGTCATGTTTAGCCTAGAAGATGTCGCACTGTATAATCAAACGACACTTTACTATTTCACCTCAAATATGATTTTATTGATTATTTTAGTTATTGCTTCAACTCCATTATTAAAAGTGATTTATTATAAATTAATTCGCTCTAAATACTCTTCGGTTATTGAATTAATTATTATTCCAATGGCATGTCTCTTAATTTTAACTCTTTCCACAGCATATTTAGTAGATTCATCGTATAATCCATTTTTATATTTTAGGTTTTAAAGGAGGTAGGTGAGATGGAAGCTATAAAAAATAAAGTTATGATTAGCATATTTTTAATCTTTATTTTTGGTTTATCAATCGCAAACGTGGTTGATAAAGATCGTGAGATTTCTGAAACTGAAAATCGCCCCCTTCAACAGTTCCCACAGTTTTCTTTTGAAAGCTTATTATCGGGAAGCTATACACAGAAGTTTGATAAGTATATGACTGATCAATTTGTCATGAAGGATGAGTGGGTTGGACTAAAGTCTGATATGGAACGTTTATTACAAAAGGGTGAGAATAATGGAGTTTACTTTGGAAAGGATGGTTATTTATTAGAAGCTTTTAAGCAGGAGGGTTCATACTTTGAAAAGAATTTACAAGCGATTAATATCTTTCATGATAAGATGCCTAACTTAAACACAACGGCTCTTTTAGTTCCTACTGCGGTGAAAATATATGAGGATAAGCTTCCTTTATTTGCTCCAACGTTTGATCAAGCCAGGATGTTAGAAACCGCAAAAAATGAGTTAACCATTGACTTTATGAATGCATATAATGTGTTAAATGAGCATAGAAATGAGTATATCTATTATAAAACCGATCATCATTGGACAACCCTAGGTGCTTATTATGTGTATCAACAACTCATGAATGAGTGGGGAATGACCCCTTATTTAGATTATCGAGTTGAAACAGTGTCAACTGAGTTTTACGGAACATATTACTCAAAAGCTAATAATCATCATTTAAAACCTGATACAATTCAGCTTTATATTCCAAACGATGAAGTTGAGTTCTCCGTTACTTGGGATACTCAAAATGAAGTTTTAGATGGATTGTACAACTATGATTACTTAAACCAGAAAGATAAGTATTCAATGTTTATCAATGGTAATCATCCATTGACTATTGTAAAAAGTAGTATAAAAAATGGAAAGAAACTCATTGTTTTTAAAGATTCATATGCTCATAACTTTATTCCATTTCTAGCGATGAACTTTGAAGAAATCCATCTTATTGATTTAAGATACTTTAATATGAATCCATACGAGTATATTCGTGAACATGATTTTGATCGTGCTTTGTTTTTATATAACTTATCAACATTCGGAACGGATTCTACTTTTGTTAAATTAAAAGCCTTTAAGTAGTAATTTTAAGTTCGTTAATAAAAAGGGTGATTCAGTATAGGGAATCACCCTTTTAGTTATTTCTTAGCACTTTGTTTTTTTCTTAAATAGTTTTCTAGCATACTAACACCTTGGTACATAATGAGTGTAAAGATAGCTAAAACGAATACTCCCATCATAACAATATCAAGTTTGAAGACTTGTCCACCATAAACAATTAAGTAACCAATTCCGGCACGTGAGGCGATAAATTCCCCAACAATCACCCCAACCCAAGTCATCCCAATGTTAATTTTAAGAAGATTAATCATATTGATACCGTTAGCAGGAAGAACGAGTTTAGTTAGAATTTGCCACTTGTTTGCACCAAAACTTTTCATTAATCTGATCTTTTCTTCGTCAACAGTTGTAAAGTAATTATAAGCAGACATAATGGTAACTGTAATTGAAGTAATTACGGCAATCACAACAATCCCTTTTACACTGGCCCCAACCCAAACAATTAGAATAGGAGCAAGGGCAGTTTTAGGAAGAGCGTTTAAGACAACGAGAAATGGATCAAGAACCTTTGCTAATTTGTCAGACCACCAGAGACAAATGGCAATAAATAGTCCACCAAGTGTCCCTATTATTAATCCAACGAGTGTTTCATATAATGAGATTCCTAAGTGTCTAAAGATTTCTCCATTCTCGATATACTTAATTAGTAAGTTCCAAATAGCTGATGGTTTACTAAAAAAGAAGTCATCGATAAATCCGTAGCTCGCTAAAAGCTCCCATAAGATTAAAAAACCAATACAAAATAAGACTTGAAGCAAGTGAATGTGCCACGCTTCTTTTTTTATTCCTTTTAAATAATTAAGATATCCAGGAGATCCTTTAAATTCTTTCTTCATCATTTTGCAACTCCTTCCAGAACAAGTCGAAGTAATCTTTAAATTCAGGAGCTAATCTTGCTGTTAAAGGTGTTTTATCCCCTTCAAGGGTTAAAGTAATTTTGTGGACGCTTTGTATCGTTGTTGGACGATGACTTAGAACAGCAACTGTATCGGCTAAAGAAATGGCTTCTGAAATATCATGTGTCACTAAGATTGCTGTTTTATTTTCATTTTTAATAATTTTATAAATATCATCGGTCACAATTAGACGTGTCTGATAATCCAGACCAGAAAATGATTCGTCTAACAATAGGATGTCTGGATTTAACGCAAGTGTCCGAATTAAAGCAACCCGCTGCTTCATTCCTCCCGAAAGTTCTCTTGGAAAGTTGTTTCTAAAATCCCATAAGTCATAAATCTCTAATAGTCGTTTAATTTCTTCCTGTGCTTCATTGGTTAATTTATGTTGAATTTCAAGTCCTAATGTGATGTTTT is a window from the Turicibacter bilis genome containing:
- a CDS encoding DUF4358 domain-containing protein, with product MKKIKLLMMTLLITVLAVGCSKGSEQGGETGETSPKQIITKIQETLSKAYDMPLEDGVLSGYFLTDMTNEEEMLMYEGIFNSEDIKSGYILQPMMNVKSELIIVAEAKDAESTENIKASYEKVLSDQDEMWSRYLPDQYELVKANKIQTQGNYVLYVTSEQVEEIVKVFEEQVK
- a CDS encoding MBOAT family O-acyltransferase, whose translation is MVFSSLVFLFVFLPLTLVLYFIVPRNCRNFILLIVSLIFYAWGEPIYILLMLFSTVVDFIHGLLVEYYADQPKKAKRVVLSSVFINLGLLMFFKYSGFIISNINQLLGAQFNIPSIALPIGISFYTFQTMSYTIDIFRKDAPAQRNIISLGAYVTMFPQLIAGPIVRYQTVADQLNNRVETQARFADGVQRFIIGLGKKVLLANNIGLLWDQISSTETSNLSVLTSWLGVIAFGLQIYFDFSGYSDMAIGLGKMFGFELLENFNYPYISQSITEFWRRWHISLGTWFRDYVYIPLGGNRKGKWRTYFNVFIVWFLTGLWHGASWNFVLWGLYFGVIITLEKAFLMKWLNQFPTIIRHIYTLFLLLIGWGLFAFDNFTHLKAYFKVMFSLEDVALYNQTTLYYFTSNMILLIILVIASTPLLKVIYYKLIRSKYSSVIELIIIPMACLLILTLSTAYLVDSSYNPFLYFRF
- a CDS encoding DHHW family protein, whose protein sequence is MEAIKNKVMISIFLIFIFGLSIANVVDKDREISETENRPLQQFPQFSFESLLSGSYTQKFDKYMTDQFVMKDEWVGLKSDMERLLQKGENNGVYFGKDGYLLEAFKQEGSYFEKNLQAINIFHDKMPNLNTTALLVPTAVKIYEDKLPLFAPTFDQARMLETAKNELTIDFMNAYNVLNEHRNEYIYYKTDHHWTTLGAYYVYQQLMNEWGMTPYLDYRVETVSTEFYGTYYSKANNHHLKPDTIQLYIPNDEVEFSVTWDTQNEVLDGLYNYDYLNQKDKYSMFINGNHPLTIVKSSIKNGKKLIVFKDSYAHNFIPFLAMNFEEIHLIDLRYFNMNPYEYIREHDFDRALFLYNLSTFGTDSTFVKLKAFK
- a CDS encoding ABC transporter permease, producing the protein MKKEFKGSPGYLNYLKGIKKEAWHIHLLQVLFCIGFLILWELLASYGFIDDFFFSKPSAIWNLLIKYIENGEIFRHLGISLYETLVGLIIGTLGGLFIAICLWWSDKLAKVLDPFLVVLNALPKTALAPILIVWVGASVKGIVVIAVITSITVTIMSAYNYFTTVDEEKIRLMKSFGANKWQILTKLVLPANGINMINLLKINIGMTWVGVIVGEFIASRAGIGYLIVYGGQVFKLDIVMMGVFVLAIFTLIMYQGVSMLENYLRKKQSAKK
- a CDS encoding phytoene desaturase family protein, with translation MKEKVIIIGAGIGGLATALRLLNAGYEVVIYEKEDKVGGRVNRIQEKGYTFDLTATISMMPQEFYLLFEELGLRLEDYIEISYPKSLYYTFFKDGTYYDFSTDLIKLNRQLESISTKDAVGYFQLMSDIYEKYQLANQAFLSQSCDQASSFFTFKHLKEIFKLEPLSNVYDYVSKFIKDEKLKEYICFQTMYIGMSPYDCSIIYTLLPGVSQFYGLPHLKGGMYRLVEVMEQLIKEWGGIIHTNSLVESLVIEDKCVLGIQLSDRIDKGDYIIANAQVPYVMHELQSIIRPKEYHLSCSAFILYLGLKQRLPMLNIHNIYINQAFKENIQSAFDGKLPKESSFYFYVPSRMDEGMAPTNGEVINVIIRVPNLKAQNVEWNEQTILLLKEQIYKALAQVTKIEHFKELVEVEKYLTPVDLATHFNCYEGIAFGLSHDLTQTNYFRPHHQSDDLKGLYFVGDCTHPGTGISLVLKSARQLSKQICKHI
- a CDS encoding ABC transporter ATP-binding protein, yielding MSTILDMNHVYKDFYSLDEERQILKDINFSVEEGEILVLLGPSGCGKSTILNIISGLLEPTQGSVDTHGKKIGYMFQKDHLFEWRTIMKNITLGLEIQHKLTNEAQEEIKRLLEIYDLWDFRNNFPRELSGGMKQRVALIRTLALNPDILLLDESFSGLDYQTRLIVTDDIYKIIKNENKTAILVTHDISEAISLADTVAVLSHRPTTIQSVHKITLTLEGDKTPLTARLAPEFKDYFDLFWKELQNDEERI